In Fodinibius saliphilus, a genomic segment contains:
- a CDS encoding acyl-CoA dehydrogenase family protein — MSPPKNSVLTDDYRKSKNFYTSDKILYSYLHRYLSESDRRYISPNLLNLGEAASRKMDELSMAADKQSPKLKKRDNLGNDIDKVTFHPAYWKLMDIAAESEMFHLKYHPQTEGRFKESRHSLGFALGQLYAMSELGQYCPHCMTDGAAYLIEQYADSEDQKRLLRKLGACEGHNLFTGAMFLTEKSGGSDVGANLVEAEQIDGKEYLLNGEKWFCSNVNADVIMALARTGDIRAGTRGLSLFLVEKKLADGDPNPMEIIRLKDKLGVRSMATGEVRFQDTVGTRLGDEGQGFKIMAQMINISRNYNSVAALAANRRALIEVWQYLNHRKTFGKRAIEHSLIREKFYELGSQYLANFLLVWQGIRAMDASENGNMRARHLLRILTPMAKWWSAEHAVYAVRECMELMGGNGYIEDFVMPKLLRDVNVLPIWEGSGNIIVLDMLRAARKSEGLSIVFEIIKEAAKSSKVYGDLLGNQLSEIKNVWKSIEEMESKDQIEATAKPLFKKLITLLQVALLIQEKRDSSSERYDIALSYFKRLLSSTLEQRSPRPVEEIEELIGWDY; from the coding sequence ATGTCCCCTCCCAAGAATAGCGTGCTCACTGACGATTATCGGAAGAGTAAAAATTTTTATACCAGCGATAAAATATTGTACTCCTATTTGCATAGATACTTGTCAGAAAGCGACCGTCGGTATATTAGTCCAAATTTGCTGAACCTGGGAGAGGCAGCTTCAAGAAAAATGGATGAGCTTTCAATGGCTGCCGACAAGCAATCACCAAAGCTTAAAAAGCGTGATAACTTAGGCAATGATATTGATAAGGTTACATTCCATCCGGCCTATTGGAAGTTAATGGATATTGCTGCAGAATCAGAGATGTTTCACTTGAAATATCATCCCCAAACAGAAGGACGTTTTAAAGAAAGCCGACACAGCCTGGGGTTTGCGTTGGGGCAACTGTATGCGATGAGTGAACTAGGCCAATATTGTCCCCATTGTATGACGGATGGAGCTGCTTATTTAATTGAACAGTATGCAGATTCAGAAGATCAAAAACGACTCCTTCGAAAATTAGGAGCTTGTGAAGGTCATAACCTGTTTACCGGTGCCATGTTTCTAACTGAAAAGTCTGGGGGATCTGATGTGGGGGCGAATTTAGTGGAGGCCGAACAGATTGATGGAAAAGAGTATTTGTTGAATGGAGAAAAGTGGTTTTGCAGTAATGTTAATGCAGATGTAATTATGGCATTGGCACGGACCGGAGATATAAGAGCGGGCACCAGAGGCCTGTCATTATTTTTAGTAGAAAAAAAGCTAGCTGACGGAGATCCCAATCCTATGGAGATTATTCGCTTGAAAGATAAATTAGGGGTACGGTCGATGGCCACAGGTGAGGTCCGTTTTCAGGATACTGTGGGGACGCGGTTGGGAGATGAGGGGCAAGGGTTTAAGATTATGGCTCAGATGATCAATATATCTCGAAATTACAACTCTGTTGCTGCGTTGGCAGCTAATAGGCGAGCACTGATTGAGGTATGGCAATATCTTAATCATCGTAAAACCTTTGGGAAACGGGCTATTGAACACTCACTTATCCGTGAGAAATTCTATGAGTTGGGCTCGCAATATTTGGCTAACTTTCTGTTGGTCTGGCAAGGTATCCGAGCTATGGATGCTTCTGAAAATGGAAATATGAGGGCACGACATCTTTTACGAATACTAACCCCGATGGCTAAGTGGTGGTCGGCCGAGCATGCAGTGTATGCGGTACGTGAGTGTATGGAGCTTATGGGTGGGAATGGATATATTGAAGATTTCGTAATGCCGAAATTATTGCGAGATGTCAATGTATTACCGATATGGGAGGGGTCGGGAAACATTATTGTGTTGGATATGCTTCGGGCGGCACGTAAATCAGAGGGTTTATCTATTGTATTTGAGATCATCAAGGAGGCCGCTAAAAGCTCTAAGGTGTATGGAGACCTATTGGGTAATCAGCTGTCAGAGATAAAAAACGTATGGAAATCTATAGAAGAGATGGAAAGTAAGGATCAAATTGAAGCAACAGCTAAACCCCTTTTTAAGAAATTGATCACTCTTTTACAGGTAGCTTTATTGATCCAAGAAAAAAGAGATAGTTCTTCTGAGCGTTATGATATTGCTCTTAGCTACTTTAAGCGTTTGTTAAGCAGTACCTTAGAACAACGAAGCCCACGGCCAGTTGAGGAAATAGAAGAATTAATTGGGTGGGATTATTGA